Proteins co-encoded in one Cellulosilyticum sp. I15G10I2 genomic window:
- a CDS encoding helix-turn-helix domain-containing protein, whose product MIGDKIREKRLQVGMSLKELSEKTNLTPGFLSQIERDISEPSITSLRKIAEALEVAVFYFLLDETEKSPVVKKNERQQLKFRDSHVTYELLSPDLNRQMEMFIGRLEPGAMTCEEPLTHQGEEVNHVLQGKMWITIGKDEYVLEEGDTIYYYSSIPHKIVSVGEEDLVFISTITPPRF is encoded by the coding sequence ATGATAGGGGACAAGATAAGGGAAAAAAGATTACAAGTCGGAATGAGTTTAAAAGAACTGTCAGAAAAAACGAATTTAACTCCAGGATTTTTGAGTCAGATAGAAAGAGATATATCAGAGCCCTCTATTACTTCGCTGCGTAAGATTGCAGAGGCTTTAGAGGTTGCTGTATTTTATTTTTTATTAGATGAGACAGAGAAAAGTCCTGTCGTTAAGAAAAATGAAAGACAACAGCTTAAATTTAGAGATTCTCATGTAACTTATGAACTCTTATCACCTGATTTAAACAGACAGATGGAGATGTTTATAGGAAGGTTAGAGCCAGGGGCAATGACTTGTGAAGAACCACTGACACACCAAGGCGAAGAAGTTAATCATGTACTGCAAGGCAAAATGTGGATTACTATTGGTAAAGATGAATATGTCTTAGAAGAAGGTGACACAATTTATTACTACTCAAGCATCCCACATAAAATTGTAAGTGTTGGAGAAGAAGATTTGGTATTTATCTCAACTATAACCCCGCCGCGCTTCTAA
- a CDS encoding molybdopterin-dependent oxidoreductase: MSSKIKVTVNGIKQLAEVEEDLSLLRYLRECLGLMGTKNGCEKGHCGTCMVIINGAAKRACLLKMTKLEGAVIETIEGLANGERLHYIQQAFIDEGAVQCGFCTPGMVMSTKALLDRIDHPTEAQIKEALKHNICRCTGYTSILKSVRRAADYKYTLRSLEENKSDNYIGVSVPKIDATAKVQGKPIFADDYTAEGMIYGTLLFSEYAHAKIKSVNIEKAKMAPGVELILTGQDIKGRNSFGLFFKDQPVIASDTVRFLGEVVAAVFAKTRKQADFAKKLIEVSYEVLPPILSPLEAIKETSALVHEDKENNIVHHVQVRKGDADKAFETADVVVEDYYYTPAIEHAYLETEACLARPEADGTLTVFTGNQGSIAFQEMIASTLNIEQERVRVIYTPCGGGFGGKEEPTVQIHASLAAFITGKPVKMVLTREESIRMSTKRHAMHIWMKHGATKEGKIVAVESKVIGDAGAYISMTMPVVFRSAVTATGPYVVEHVKADSYGVYTHNNTGGAFRGFGSTQVSFACEVQMDKIARKLSIDPAVLRAQNGFRPGSVTGTGQILGKGIGYLETLEAVKDALAKEKQSLVYKEARGDKKVGFGLASSYKNVGIGTGKPDKAGAIIEVMENGKIQVRIGATDMGQGSDTIMAQIAATALEVPYSLMEVIACDTKTCPDGGMTTASRQTYVTGNAVKLAAEKLKDKLYTYLSLAASDEKITQQALEDAYQKAKGEGEVLKIEVEYMPPKTYPHRILADKAEGMKDEELNIHYAYCFASAGVVVEVDTQTGKVKVLKVFAAQDVGKAINPQNIKGQIEGAVVMGMGFALTEEFLEDETTIITDTLKKLGVPKIEDAPEIESIIVEVDDEGGPFGAKGMGEVGLNPMAPAISNAIYDAIGIRMQSLPITDKKLLSKLHKQQVL, from the coding sequence ATGAGTTCAAAAATTAAAGTAACAGTTAATGGTATCAAGCAATTAGCCGAGGTGGAAGAAGACTTATCTTTATTAAGGTATTTAAGAGAATGCTTAGGCCTTATGGGAACAAAAAATGGGTGTGAAAAAGGACACTGTGGCACGTGTATGGTTATTATAAATGGAGCAGCTAAACGCGCATGTCTACTTAAGATGACTAAATTAGAAGGTGCTGTTATTGAAACAATAGAGGGGCTTGCAAACGGAGAAAGGCTTCACTATATCCAGCAGGCTTTTATTGATGAAGGGGCCGTACAATGCGGCTTTTGTACGCCAGGGATGGTGATGAGTACAAAAGCACTGCTTGATCGGATAGATCATCCGACAGAAGCACAAATTAAAGAGGCGCTGAAGCATAATATATGCAGATGTACGGGCTATACAAGTATTTTAAAATCGGTAAGAAGAGCGGCAGACTATAAGTATACACTTCGTTCATTAGAAGAAAATAAATCTGATAATTATATTGGGGTTTCTGTGCCTAAGATTGATGCGACAGCTAAGGTACAAGGCAAACCTATTTTTGCAGACGATTATACAGCAGAGGGGATGATTTATGGAACGCTTCTTTTCTCAGAATATGCCCATGCTAAAATCAAGTCAGTTAATATTGAGAAAGCGAAAATGGCACCTGGTGTAGAGTTGATCTTAACAGGTCAGGATATTAAAGGTCGCAATAGTTTTGGACTATTTTTCAAAGATCAGCCTGTAATTGCTTCAGATACAGTAAGATTTTTAGGTGAGGTAGTAGCTGCTGTTTTTGCTAAAACCAGAAAACAAGCAGACTTTGCAAAAAAACTTATCGAAGTTAGCTATGAAGTATTGCCACCTATTCTTTCGCCTTTAGAAGCTATTAAAGAAACTTCCGCACTTGTGCACGAGGATAAAGAAAATAATATCGTACATCATGTGCAAGTAAGAAAAGGGGATGCAGATAAAGCATTTGAAACAGCCGATGTAGTTGTTGAAGATTATTATTATACGCCTGCTATAGAACATGCCTATCTTGAAACAGAAGCCTGCCTTGCAAGACCAGAAGCTGACGGCACTTTAACAGTTTTTACAGGTAACCAAGGCTCTATAGCTTTTCAGGAAATGATAGCCAGTACCCTTAATATAGAGCAAGAACGTGTGAGAGTTATTTATACACCATGTGGCGGCGGATTTGGAGGCAAAGAAGAACCAACTGTACAAATACATGCATCCCTCGCGGCTTTTATAACGGGTAAACCTGTTAAGATGGTCCTTACAAGAGAAGAATCCATTAGAATGAGTACAAAAAGACACGCAATGCATATTTGGATGAAGCATGGTGCAACTAAAGAAGGTAAGATTGTAGCTGTAGAATCTAAAGTTATTGGAGATGCAGGAGCTTATATTTCTATGACTATGCCAGTTGTATTTAGATCAGCAGTTACTGCCACTGGCCCTTATGTAGTAGAACATGTAAAAGCTGATTCATACGGCGTTTATACTCATAATAATACAGGCGGTGCATTCAGAGGGTTTGGAAGTACGCAAGTGAGTTTTGCTTGTGAAGTTCAAATGGATAAAATAGCCAGAAAACTGAGCATCGATCCAGCAGTGCTTAGAGCACAGAATGGTTTTAGGCCGGGAAGTGTAACAGGAACGGGACAAATTTTAGGTAAAGGTATCGGGTATCTTGAGACGTTAGAAGCCGTTAAAGATGCTTTAGCAAAGGAAAAACAATCTTTAGTCTATAAAGAAGCAAGAGGGGATAAAAAAGTTGGATTTGGGCTTGCAAGCTCTTATAAAAATGTAGGCATAGGAACAGGAAAACCAGATAAAGCAGGGGCTATTATAGAGGTTATGGAAAATGGGAAAATACAAGTAAGAATAGGTGCAACGGATATGGGGCAAGGTTCTGATACGATTATGGCACAAATAGCAGCCACAGCGCTTGAAGTACCGTATAGCCTGATGGAAGTTATTGCATGTGATACCAAAACTTGTCCAGATGGTGGTATGACCACAGCCTCAAGACAGACTTATGTAACAGGAAATGCTGTTAAACTGGCCGCTGAAAAGTTAAAGGATAAGTTATATACGTATTTATCCCTTGCGGCAAGTGATGAAAAAATAACACAACAAGCACTAGAGGATGCTTATCAAAAAGCAAAAGGTGAAGGCGAAGTTCTAAAAATAGAAGTAGAATATATGCCGCCTAAAACCTATCCGCATCGCATATTAGCAGATAAAGCAGAAGGTATGAAAGATGAAGAATTAAATATTCATTATGCCTATTGTTTTGCCAGTGCGGGCGTAGTAGTGGAAGTCGATACACAGACCGGAAAAGTTAAGGTGCTGAAAGTATTTGCGGCTCAAGATGTAGGCAAAGCAATTAATCCTCAAAACATTAAGGGGCAAATAGAAGGAGCAGTAGTGATGGGGATGGGATTTGCTCTTACAGAAGAATTTTTAGAAGATGAAACAACTATTATTACCGATACACTTAAAAAGCTTGGCGTACCTAAAATAGAGGATGCCCCAGAAATAGAGTCTATTATTGTTGAAGTAGATGATGAGGGAGGGCCTTTTGGCGCTAAAGGAATGGGTGAAGTAGGACTTAATCCTATGGCCCCAGCTATTTCAAATGCAATTTATGATGCGATAGGCATTAGAATGCAAAGTTTGCCAATAACTGATAAAAAATTACTAAGTAAATTGCACAAACAGCAGGTGTTATGA
- a CDS encoding FAD binding domain-containing protein produces the protein MVKAFRPSTLEEALAIINKYKVLLYAGGTDCMVHETSHFPVLFLNYLAEISKVNEDEDHLYIGSMCTYDTLLKQDSTPEILKQAMGQIASPAIRNVGTIGGNICNASPAGDTLPVLYALHASIKLVSMHSSRVIKIEDFITGPKRTDIKHNEILETIIVPKQSFNKMYYKKVGARKADAISKLSFVGLMQVTDGVIKDMRVAIGAAAPTVVKDREIEQECIGRTLSEVVHDKEVFLDRYKAIITPIDDQRSTAYYRKKIGLRLIEDFMVTSSL, from the coding sequence ATGGTAAAGGCATTTAGACCGAGTACCCTAGAGGAAGCTTTAGCCATTATAAATAAGTATAAAGTCTTATTATATGCAGGAGGAACCGATTGCATGGTGCATGAAACATCTCATTTTCCAGTTCTGTTTCTTAATTATTTAGCAGAAATTTCTAAGGTGAATGAAGATGAAGATCACCTCTATATAGGTAGCATGTGTACTTATGACACACTTCTTAAGCAAGATAGTACACCTGAGATCTTAAAACAGGCTATGGGGCAAATCGCATCTCCTGCAATACGCAATGTAGGCACGATAGGCGGAAATATCTGTAATGCCTCTCCGGCAGGGGATACGCTTCCGGTGTTATATGCACTGCATGCCAGCATTAAATTAGTATCTATGCATTCTTCAAGAGTAATTAAGATAGAAGATTTTATCACAGGTCCAAAGCGAACGGATATTAAACATAATGAAATACTAGAAACCATTATAGTGCCTAAGCAATCCTTTAATAAAATGTATTACAAAAAGGTAGGTGCGCGCAAGGCTGATGCTATATCTAAATTATCTTTTGTAGGTTTAATGCAGGTTACAGATGGCGTCATAAAAGATATGAGAGTCGCTATTGGGGCAGCAGCACCTACGGTTGTAAAAGATAGGGAGATAGAACAGGAGTGTATAGGGAGAACACTTAGCGAAGTAGTACATGATAAAGAGGTATTCTTAGACCGCTACAAAGCTATTATTACACCCATTGATGATCAAAGGTCAACCGCATATTACCGCAAAAAAATTGGCCTGAGGCTCATTGAAGATTTTATGGTTACAAGTAGTCTTTAA
- a CDS encoding (2Fe-2S)-binding protein — MNQVCFKLNGEKVISVSEPQRRLLDILRQDYQLMGVKEGCKEGECGACAVLIDGKLINACLVAMGSLEGKDVWTIEGYKTTKRFSVLEKAFAEAGAVQCGFCTPGMIMAAEGLLAYNPKPTEEEIREAISGNLCRCTGYNMIVAAISLAAVRGAGLW, encoded by the coding sequence ATGAATCAAGTGTGCTTTAAATTAAATGGTGAAAAGGTTATAAGTGTCAGTGAGCCTCAAAGAAGATTACTTGATATCTTAAGACAGGACTATCAGCTCATGGGCGTCAAAGAAGGCTGCAAAGAAGGGGAGTGCGGTGCCTGTGCAGTACTTATTGATGGGAAGCTTATCAACGCGTGCCTTGTAGCCATGGGAAGTCTGGAAGGAAAAGACGTATGGACCATAGAAGGTTATAAGACAACAAAGAGGTTTTCAGTTTTAGAAAAAGCGTTTGCAGAAGCTGGAGCAGTTCAATGTGGGTTTTGTACACCAGGAATGATTATGGCAGCGGAAGGGTTGTTAGCCTATAATCCTAAGCCGACAGAAGAAGAAATAAGAGAAGCCATATCTGGTAATTTATGCAGATGTACAGGATATAACATGATTGTTGCAGCCATTAGCTTAGCGGCGGTTAGGGGGGCTGGATTATGGTAA
- a CDS encoding xanthine dehydrogenase family protein molybdopterin-binding subunit yields MHAISQSVIKKDHDEKVSGSIKYIADIILPDMLYAKTLRSKKARAAINQVNIPPLKEGYFIIDHLDVAGKNSVKIIVDDQPLFAKDEVRYIGEPILLVAGPEEKEVDAILAQITVDYTEKPPIYTVADAKEYIASYQYQKGDVDKAFDDAVQIIEETFETGYQEHAYIELQGVMADYQQNKITVYGSIQCPYYVKNAVVYALGFEEDQVRIVQTATGGAFGGKEEYPSLIAAQAAVAAYKTKKPVRLIMNRREDMAVTTKRHPGLLKYRTAIDKAGNISAMAIDITLNGGAYAGLSSVVLQRSIICAGGVYKIANIKVSGKAAITNTVPTGAFRGFGAPQSFFAVEMHMVHIANKLGIDPLDLKKKYMVEKGDATSTGGRFHDVIKLDEMLARAEVLSDYKQKYNSCLSQTGRYKNGIGLSIFLHGCGFTGAGERDHIRAIVRLAKVQNDQVEILVSNTEMGQGLKTTLSKIVAQILEIPLESVIYKNPDTDRVPNSGPTVASRSLMIVGKLLERAAIRLKKSWDQNETQVIEEHYVHPELIPWDEKLFKGDAYPTYSWGVNVIEVKVDTLTAMTEVIGVWGVFDVGTAIDETIMQGQIEGGMLQGIGYASMEKMESDRGAIRQSSITDYIIPTAKDIVKIHTTLIDNPYRDGPFGAKGAGELTLIGAAPAYIAAVENATGASINQIPLTPEALMEVL; encoded by the coding sequence ATGCATGCTATCAGCCAATCTGTGATTAAAAAGGATCATGATGAAAAAGTAAGTGGCAGTATCAAATATATAGCAGATATAATACTCCCTGACATGCTATATGCTAAAACTTTACGTTCTAAAAAAGCAAGAGCTGCTATTAATCAAGTGAATATACCTCCTTTAAAAGAGGGGTATTTTATTATAGATCACCTAGATGTTGCAGGTAAAAACAGCGTTAAAATTATTGTGGATGATCAACCTCTTTTTGCCAAAGACGAAGTACGTTATATAGGTGAACCTATTTTACTTGTTGCAGGACCAGAAGAAAAAGAAGTAGATGCTATTTTAGCTCAAATTACAGTTGATTACACAGAAAAGCCGCCTATTTATACAGTAGCTGATGCGAAAGAGTATATCGCTAGTTATCAGTATCAAAAAGGAGATGTTGATAAGGCATTTGATGACGCAGTACAGATTATTGAGGAGACCTTTGAAACAGGCTATCAAGAACATGCCTATATAGAGCTACAGGGGGTTATGGCAGATTATCAGCAAAACAAGATAACAGTTTATGGATCTATACAATGTCCTTATTATGTGAAAAATGCTGTGGTGTATGCCCTTGGATTTGAAGAAGATCAGGTTAGAATTGTACAAACGGCTACAGGAGGAGCTTTTGGCGGCAAAGAAGAATATCCCTCTCTAATAGCAGCGCAGGCAGCTGTTGCAGCGTATAAAACAAAAAAGCCGGTCAGATTAATTATGAACCGAAGAGAAGATATGGCAGTTACCACTAAAAGGCATCCAGGGCTATTAAAATATAGAACAGCCATTGATAAGGCTGGGAATATTAGTGCAATGGCTATTGATATTACCTTAAACGGCGGAGCTTATGCCGGGCTCTCAAGTGTTGTGCTTCAAAGATCAATTATTTGTGCAGGCGGAGTATATAAAATAGCCAATATCAAGGTAAGTGGCAAAGCTGCTATTACAAATACTGTTCCAACAGGAGCTTTTAGAGGATTTGGGGCACCGCAGAGCTTTTTTGCAGTTGAGATGCACATGGTGCATATAGCTAATAAACTGGGGATAGATCCTTTAGACCTTAAGAAGAAGTATATGGTTGAAAAGGGAGATGCCACTTCAACAGGGGGCAGATTCCACGATGTAATCAAATTAGACGAAATGCTTGCAAGGGCAGAGGTGTTATCAGACTATAAACAAAAATATAATAGCTGCTTAAGTCAAACGGGAAGATATAAAAATGGAATAGGCTTATCGATTTTCTTACATGGATGTGGCTTTACAGGTGCAGGGGAAAGAGATCATATTAGGGCTATTGTACGCTTAGCTAAAGTACAGAATGATCAAGTAGAAATATTAGTAAGTAATACCGAGATGGGGCAAGGACTTAAAACGACACTCAGTAAAATAGTGGCACAGATTTTAGAAATACCTCTTGAATCGGTTATATATAAAAATCCCGATACAGACAGGGTACCTAATTCAGGACCTACAGTAGCTTCGAGGTCTTTGATGATAGTCGGGAAGTTATTAGAGCGTGCAGCAATTAGGCTGAAAAAAAGCTGGGATCAAAATGAGACGCAGGTTATAGAGGAGCACTATGTCCATCCAGAACTTATCCCGTGGGATGAGAAGTTGTTCAAAGGAGATGCTTATCCAACTTATTCATGGGGCGTTAATGTGATTGAAGTAAAAGTCGATACACTGACGGCTATGACAGAGGTAATCGGTGTATGGGGTGTATTTGATGTTGGAACAGCTATAGATGAAACCATTATGCAAGGACAAATTGAAGGGGGAATGTTACAGGGGATTGGGTATGCATCTATGGAAAAAATGGAAAGTGATAGGGGTGCCATTAGACAAAGCAGCATAACAGATTATATTATTCCGACAGCTAAAGATATTGTTAAAATACATACCACACTCATAGATAATCCTTACAGAGATGGCCCTTTTGGAGCTAAGGGAGCGGGAGAACTTACCTTGATCGGAGCCGCACCAGCCTATATAGCAGCAGTTGAAAATGCAACAGGTGCAAGTATTAATCAAATTCCACTTACACCAGAAGCACTTATGGAGGTGTTATAG
- a CDS encoding 4Fe-4S binding protein, translating into MKLETTFNGIKLSNPLMPASGPLVGDDEKILAIADYGVGAMVTKTISIQGAKVVRPCIVGDKNSIMNAELWSEYPADTWIQKFLPRCMQSLKVPLFISVGYTKEDMAYLIPKLDPFAAAFEVSTHYVGKDLEAIGETVREIRKYTQKPFFMKVSPHIPDPVEFARVVLRNGGNGVVAINSLGPTMKVDLKSRKVTVGNTEGEVWTSGPVIKPMALAIIRKIKLAVPECTVIGVGGIQCVEDILEFLLVGADSVQMLSAAMLKGKDLYEKLVNELPAALDKYGFKSIEDVMQSRITAHQVRYEPRFPVVDHEKCTRCGLCEKICPYFAIQKSEKIIIDIKHCFGCGLCQSKCPVHAIQGAL; encoded by the coding sequence ATGAAACTAGAGACAACATTTAATGGTATTAAACTTTCTAACCCTTTAATGCCAGCATCAGGGCCATTAGTTGGAGATGATGAAAAGATTTTAGCTATTGCAGACTACGGGGTTGGTGCAATGGTTACAAAAACTATATCGATACAGGGGGCAAAAGTTGTCAGACCTTGTATTGTAGGAGATAAAAACAGTATTATGAATGCAGAGCTATGGTCAGAATATCCGGCTGATACGTGGATCCAGAAGTTTTTACCCCGATGTATGCAAAGTTTAAAAGTACCGCTATTTATCAGTGTCGGTTATACTAAAGAAGATATGGCTTATCTTATACCGAAGCTGGACCCTTTTGCAGCAGCCTTTGAGGTATCTACCCATTATGTAGGAAAAGATTTAGAGGCAATAGGTGAAACGGTAAGGGAGATTAGAAAATATACGCAAAAACCTTTTTTTATGAAAGTAAGTCCGCATATTCCTGATCCAGTAGAATTTGCAAGAGTTGTCCTTAGGAACGGAGGAAATGGTGTAGTAGCTATTAATTCATTAGGACCCACAATGAAAGTAGATTTAAAATCAAGAAAGGTAACTGTAGGTAATACCGAAGGCGAAGTGTGGACCTCTGGGCCGGTTATCAAGCCCATGGCGCTTGCTATTATCAGAAAAATAAAATTAGCCGTTCCTGAGTGTACAGTTATTGGGGTTGGCGGTATTCAGTGTGTCGAAGATATACTAGAGTTTTTATTAGTAGGTGCAGACAGCGTTCAAATGTTATCAGCTGCCATGCTAAAAGGCAAAGATTTATATGAAAAGCTTGTAAATGAGTTGCCTGCGGCCCTAGATAAATATGGATTTAAGTCTATAGAAGATGTGATGCAGTCACGGATTACTGCGCATCAAGTAAGATATGAACCTCGTTTTCCAGTAGTAGACCATGAGAAATGTACAAGATGCGGACTATGTGAAAAAATATGTCCTTACTTTGCGATTCAAAAAAGTGAAAAAATAATTATCGATATAAAGCATTGTTTTGGGTGCGGGCTTTGTCAGTCTAAATGTCCTGTTCATGCGATACAAGGGGCTTTATAA
- a CDS encoding amidohydrolase family protein translates to MIKALIHANLFDYENYREDYYVLFNHQIVEVGPMACFKGADEVFDCKHQMVLPGFVNGHSHIYSAFARGWNTPCDAKNFTEFLEQMWWKLDSALDEEAVYYSGLVSGIECLKNGVTTIVDHHASGRHIKGSLNTLKKSICDEAGLRGIFCFETSDRFNLQQCIEENLEFAAQHQSAVATGIFGMHANMTLSNLSLETIQRQIGDMPIHIHVGESTDDGIYTQKVSGQSVVERLDHFGLLKKNSILSHCIYISEKDKDLLAQKEIYAAVNPTSNMNNGVGLPDVKGLMQRGIKCLIGNDGLGFNLTRDMQNLMYTMHLKYQSAQCFGLQEVTEIIKNNYDYAGKLLGCQLGRFEKGYEADFMEVFYNPPTPMDKSNMLGHFFYGILDRFTPNKVWAQGEVRVAEGKVKIDEAIIYKEARHVADKVWHACKES, encoded by the coding sequence ATGATAAAAGCCTTAATACATGCAAATTTATTTGATTATGAGAACTATAGAGAAGATTACTATGTTTTATTTAACCATCAAATAGTAGAAGTGGGGCCTATGGCATGCTTCAAAGGAGCTGATGAAGTTTTTGATTGTAAACATCAGATGGTACTTCCGGGGTTTGTAAATGGGCATAGTCATATTTACTCTGCCTTTGCCAGAGGATGGAATACCCCTTGTGATGCTAAGAACTTCACAGAATTCCTAGAGCAGATGTGGTGGAAGCTGGATAGTGCACTGGATGAAGAAGCGGTATATTACAGCGGACTTGTAAGCGGCATAGAATGTTTGAAAAATGGTGTGACCACGATTGTAGACCATCATGCCAGCGGTAGACATATTAAAGGCAGCCTCAATACATTAAAAAAGAGTATATGTGATGAAGCAGGCTTAAGAGGTATTTTTTGTTTTGAAACAAGTGATAGGTTCAATTTGCAGCAGTGTATAGAAGAAAATCTAGAATTTGCGGCGCAGCATCAATCAGCTGTAGCTACGGGCATATTTGGCATGCATGCTAATATGACCCTTAGCAATCTTTCATTAGAAACCATACAAAGGCAGATAGGCGATATGCCTATACATATTCATGTAGGAGAAAGTACGGATGACGGTATTTACACTCAAAAAGTATCCGGGCAGAGCGTTGTAGAAAGGCTAGATCATTTTGGACTGCTTAAGAAGAATTCCATTCTCTCACATTGCATTTATATAAGTGAAAAAGATAAAGATCTATTAGCTCAAAAAGAGATTTATGCAGCAGTTAATCCAACTTCTAATATGAATAATGGTGTAGGATTGCCAGATGTTAAAGGGTTAATGCAGCGAGGCATAAAGTGTTTAATAGGTAATGATGGACTAGGCTTTAATCTAACGAGAGATATGCAAAATCTTATGTATACTATGCATCTCAAATATCAAAGTGCACAATGCTTTGGACTCCAAGAAGTCACAGAAATTATAAAAAACAATTATGATTACGCAGGTAAACTGCTTGGGTGTCAATTAGGCAGATTTGAAAAAGGCTATGAAGCGGACTTTATGGAAGTGTTTTATAATCCGCCCACACCGATGGATAAGAGCAATATGCTAGGCCATTTCTTTTATGGTATTTTAGATAGATTTACACCTAATAAGGTATGGGCTCAAGGCGAAGTCAGAGTGGCTGAAGGAAAGGTTAAAATAGATGAGGCTATAATTTATAAAGAGGCACGCCATGTAGCAGATAAAGTATGGCATGCGTGTAAGGAGAGCTGA
- a CDS encoding amidohydrolase family protein, with the protein MDFGILDGSIYSEGEIITGNLYIKNGKIDTISPSYLACKETYDAKGKLVLPGFIDPHVHFQLTVGENTSADDFYTGSIKAALGGITTFIDFLDPIKTTTELSKAFDLRREQAKKSVIDYGFHTTIAQPIENASVMMKASLQKGIPTLKLFTTYASSERRTEDRYIDELLKHSKELQTRILIHAENDSMILEGKGIEVSEHEWARPALAERTEVLKLAEMTKYRDGLLYIVHLSAGSTARRFRENYHELLHKNIILESCPHYFLWDDSVYKEKQGYLWTMTPPLRSKEEKEILHQEIGQIDIIATDHCPFESVLKNKIYTSEIPMGVGGVQYAFGVMYALYGPSIIPKFTENPARVHGLYPQKGTLMPGADADIVIFEDGPIYSLEEEGNIYHHTQVKGKIKAVFSRGRMIVENGEFKGNQGTYVERRLNE; encoded by the coding sequence ATGGATTTTGGCATATTAGATGGCAGTATTTATAGTGAGGGAGAGATCATTACAGGGAATTTATATATTAAAAATGGGAAAATAGATACCATTTCTCCTTCGTATTTAGCGTGTAAGGAAACATATGATGCAAAAGGAAAACTAGTACTTCCGGGATTTATTGATCCCCACGTACACTTTCAGTTAACTGTAGGGGAGAACACCTCAGCAGATGATTTTTATACGGGCTCTATAAAAGCTGCTCTAGGGGGTATTACTACGTTTATAGATTTTTTAGACCCCATTAAGACAACGACGGAGCTTAGCAAAGCCTTTGATTTAAGAAGAGAGCAGGCTAAAAAAAGTGTCATAGACTATGGTTTTCATACTACCATCGCACAGCCTATAGAAAATGCCTCGGTAATGATGAAAGCTAGCTTGCAAAAAGGCATACCAACGCTTAAACTCTTTACCACCTATGCTTCATCAGAAAGAAGAACAGAAGATAGGTATATTGATGAGCTCTTAAAACACTCTAAAGAGCTTCAAACAAGAATTCTTATTCATGCAGAAAATGACAGCATGATTTTAGAAGGAAAAGGTATAGAAGTAAGTGAACATGAATGGGCAAGACCCGCTTTAGCAGAAAGAACAGAAGTACTTAAACTGGCGGAGATGACAAAATACAGAGATGGACTTTTATACATTGTTCACCTAAGCGCAGGAAGTACAGCAAGGCGTTTTAGAGAAAACTATCATGAGCTTCTGCATAAAAACATTATACTTGAAAGCTGCCCCCATTATTTTCTATGGGATGATTCAGTGTATAAGGAAAAACAAGGTTATTTATGGACGATGACACCTCCCCTTAGAAGTAAAGAGGAAAAAGAAATATTACATCAAGAGATTGGTCAAATAGATATTATAGCGACAGATCACTGCCCTTTTGAGAGTGTACTTAAAAATAAAATTTATACCTCGGAGATACCCATGGGAGTGGGGGGAGTGCAGTATGCTTTTGGTGTCATGTATGCCCTTTATGGACCAAGTATTATTCCTAAATTTACAGAAAATCCGGCTAGAGTCCATGGCTTATATCCACAAAAAGGAACGCTTATGCCAGGAGCTGATGCTGATATAGTTATTTTTGAAGACGGTCCCATTTATAGTCTGGAAGAAGAAGGTAATATCTATCATCACACTCAGGTGAAAGGCAAGATAAAAGCTGTTTTTTCAAGAGGCAGGATGATTGTTGAAAACGGAGAGTTTAAAGGAAACCAAGGCACGTATGTAGAAAGGAGGCTTAACGAATGA